From a region of the Synechococcus sp. RS9916 genome:
- the msrB gene encoding peptide-methionine (R)-S-oxide reductase MsrB, translating into MASSLQHWLLSRRSLLVAVLTGTVGVFRAPELVLAASKAEDSAWQLSDAEWKRRLSPEAYRVLRQEGTEPPFTSPLNQEKRSGTFHCAGCDLPLFSSETKFDSGTGWPSFWQGLPGAIATKIDFKLIIPRTEYHCSRCGGHQGHVFNDGPKPTGKRFCNNGVALRFQPSA; encoded by the coding sequence ATGGCCTCCTCACTGCAGCATTGGTTGCTCAGCCGTCGGTCCTTGCTGGTGGCCGTACTGACCGGCACGGTGGGCGTGTTCCGGGCGCCGGAGCTGGTGCTAGCGGCATCCAAGGCCGAAGACAGTGCCTGGCAGCTCAGTGATGCTGAGTGGAAGCGTCGTCTTTCTCCGGAGGCTTATCGCGTGCTCCGTCAGGAAGGAACAGAACCTCCCTTCACGAGCCCTCTCAATCAAGAAAAGCGCTCTGGAACCTTCCATTGCGCCGGCTGTGACCTGCCGTTGTTCTCTTCCGAGACCAAGTTCGACAGTGGCACCGGCTGGCCCAGCTTCTGGCAGGGATTGCCTGGAGCAATTGCCACGAAGATAGATTTCAAGCTGATCATTCCCCGCACCGAGTACCACTGCAGTCGCTGTGGTGGTCACCAGGGCCATGTGTTCAATGACGGCCCCAAACCCACCGGAAAGCGCTTCTGCAACAACGGTGTCGCCCTCCGCTTCCAACCGTCCGCATGA